The DNA segment CGGCGATTCAGTGTTTGTATCCGTACCCTCTTTCAGTTACCGTCCAAAGAAGCCAGACAGTTGAGCCGTGGCTATGACATGCCCGGCCATTTTCTCGGTCAGAACGGCATAATCACTATTGGTCGATAGATGCATTCTATCGATGTCGAGTGCATACAGCACAAGCTGATAACGATGTGCCCTCATTCCCTTTGGCGGCGCAGGTCCTTGATACTTGTTGGAATCGGCGTTGAAGAGCTTTACGAAGGTGGTCTCCAGCTCCTTTGCGCCCGGTGGCAACTTATCCGGGCTTGCTCCCGCAACCAGGCTTCTCACAGACGCGGGGATGTCGATCACTGCCCAGTGGACCAGGATATCGCAGAGGAAACTCCCGCAAGGCGGCAATTTACCGTAATCCGGAACCGTCTCTCCCCAAGGGACATCGAGGTCAATCATAGTCAGGACAAAGGACTTTGTTCCTTGCGGGATATCCCTCCACTCAACTGGCGGTGAGCTGTTCTTTCCTCCTGCGAGGAGATTGGTGAAGAGAAGTGGGATTTTGCCTCCCTCGACAAATGCTGAAGATAGAAGGTACATGTTTTTTTCTCTTGGTCCTCCTTCTGTGGATGATCGGGTGCTCCTGCCACCGGAGATGATTTTTTCTTGGAGCACTGGGATCGATTA comes from the Dehalococcoidia bacterium genome and includes:
- a CDS encoding YbhB/YbcL family Raf kinase inhibitor-like protein, encoding MYLLSSAFVEGGKIPLLFTNLLAGGKNSSPPVEWRDIPQGTKSFVLTMIDLDVPWGETVPDYGKLPPCGSFLCDILVHWAVIDIPASVRSLVAGASPDKLPPGAKELETTFVKLFNADSNKYQGPAPPKGMRAHRYQLVLYALDIDRMHLSTNSDYAVLTEKMAGHVIATAQLSGFFGR